The following DNA comes from Paenibacillus crassostreae.
GTTACTAAGGTCATTAATACGTATGTATGGAATTCAGTTATTATTGCCTTTACAAGTCTAGTGTTAAGTTGGATTATTGCCATATTTGCTGGGGTCTTCTCAGCTAAATTTCAACACTCATTTTTAGATAAAATCATTACACTACTCATCTTTATTTCGATGTCACTACCCTCGTTCTTCATAGGACTTCTACTTATATTAATCGTTAGTCTAAATCTGGGAATTACTCCTGTGGGGGGAATGACGACGGCTGGACTTGGGGCTACTGGATGGGAATATATCATGGATGTAGCTCATCACATGTTACTACCTACCCTAGTATTAACTATGATTAGTACGGGTAGCCTTACGCGTTATTTCCGAAGCTCGATGTTGGAAGTGATCCGTCAGGATTATATTCGGACAGCCCGTGCGAAAGGGTTGAAGGAACGAACGGTTATTTTTAAACATGCCCTACGTAATGCGATGATTCCAGCGATTACTTTACTCGGATTTGAACTACCTGCATTGTTCGGTGGCGCAATTATACTGGAGAAGGTATTCATATGGCCAGGGATTGGTCAGATATATTTAGGATCAATCAGTATGCGTGACTATCCGTTTATGCTCGGATTCACGATATTCCTTGCGGCACTAACTTTGCTGGGGAATCTGCTCTCTGATGTACTATATGGTGTGGCAGATCCAAGAATTCGCTTGAAGTAGGAGGAGATTAATGTGTCCGTAGACGTAACACTTTTAGAGATGAATGCACAGGCTCCTGTAAAGGCACCAGCTTCTCCTTGGAGATTGGCGATGCGTCGCTTTGTAAACAATCGGTTAGCATTCATGGGGCTTATTATACTCATATTTATGTTTTTACTTAGCTTTGTAGGACCGCTGTTATCTCCCTATAGCTTAGATGATATCACCATTGCTGATAAGAATTTGGCACCTAATAAGGATCATTGGTTAGGTACAGATAAACTAGGTCGAGATATTCTATTGAGAGTCATGCTTGCGGGTCAAATTTCTTTAAGGGTTGGGATCATAGCGACATCAATATCGGTAACGATTGGAGTAGTCTTAGGTGCTCTTGCTGGATTCTACCGTAAAGCAGTTGATACCATTATTATGCGTATCGCTGATATATTCATGTCACTACCAACACTACCCATTCTAATCATTCTAGGTGCCG
Coding sequences within:
- a CDS encoding ABC transporter permease — its product is MRQYIFRRLLQMIPTLIGITIIVFGISRMVPGDYITAKASPNMTAEKEVQLREIYGLDKPIGKAYIDWVGNMAVGDMGDSMQHKKPVTKVINTYVWNSVIIAFTSLVLSWIIAIFAGVFSAKFQHSFLDKIITLLIFISMSLPSFFIGLLLILIVSLNLGITPVGGMTTAGLGATGWEYIMDVAHHMLLPTLVLTMISTGSLTRYFRSSMLEVIRQDYIRTARAKGLKERTVIFKHALRNAMIPAITLLGFELPALFGGAIILEKVFIWPGIGQIYLGSISMRDYPFMLGFTIFLAALTLLGNLLSDVLYGVADPRIRLK